From the genome of Thermoflexus hugenholtzii, one region includes:
- a CDS encoding DsbA family protein: MASARLRRVVREFAGQVTVEHRCFALAPDPEAISRIFGSPEQGKAEILTHWAAARRHPGGEAIHVEGMRAASFPYPYSMPGLKACKAAELQGGPEAHWDLFDRVQRAHAVEARNIADFEVLRDCAREVGLDLERWERDFRSPEVERRVQADLQEAARRGIHAVPTLILNDRWVVQGAVPEEFLRRVIADLLAGRDPSRRS, translated from the coding sequence CTGGCCTCGGCGAGGCTCCGAAGGGTGGTGCGGGAATTCGCGGGACAGGTGACGGTGGAGCACCGTTGCTTCGCCCTCGCTCCGGACCCGGAGGCGATCTCCCGGATCTTCGGGTCGCCGGAGCAAGGGAAGGCGGAGATCCTGACCCACTGGGCGGCGGCCCGCCGGCATCCGGGCGGCGAGGCCATTCATGTGGAGGGGATGCGGGCCGCCTCGTTCCCTTACCCGTATTCCATGCCCGGCTTGAAAGCGTGCAAGGCCGCTGAGCTCCAGGGCGGGCCGGAGGCCCACTGGGATCTGTTCGATCGGGTGCAGCGGGCCCACGCCGTGGAAGCCCGTAACATCGCCGACTTCGAGGTCCTCCGGGATTGCGCCCGGGAGGTGGGCCTGGATCTCGAACGGTGGGAGCGGGATTTCCGAAGCCCGGAGGTGGAACGACGGGTGCAGGCGGACCTGCAGGAGGCCGCACGACGGGGGATCCACGCCGTCCCCACCCTGATCCTGAACGATCGCTGGGTGGTGCAGGGAGCGGTGCCGGAGGAGTTCCTGCGGCGGGTGATCGCGGATCTCCTGGCGGGGCGGGATCCGAGCC
- a CDS encoding VOC family protein, whose translation MRERIGLPENTHIGGVHLQIRDLGRSLAFYRDLLGFREVGREGTTVLLSAPGSRSPLLALTERRDARPKPPRTTGLYHVAIRVPTRRDLARTFRRLIEAEWPFHGFSDHGVSEALYLPDPDGNGLEIYRDRPRAQWPWREGQLAMVTRPLDVEGLLQEGASEPWSGLPPETDIGHVHLHVADLDEAEAFYSGILGLAVTQRNYPGARFFAAGGYHHHVGTNTWAGRGAPPPPPDAVGLRAFSLVVPDEEAWQGIRERARRAGWLVLEGSRAFFLRDPSGNGVWVSRGDGFEGEPPE comes from the coding sequence ATGAGGGAGCGCATCGGGTTACCCGAGAATACCCATATCGGTGGGGTTCACCTTCAGATCCGAGATCTGGGGCGGTCCCTGGCCTTCTACCGGGACCTTCTGGGGTTCCGGGAGGTCGGGCGGGAGGGAACCACCGTGCTCCTGTCCGCGCCGGGATCGCGATCCCCGTTGCTGGCGCTGACGGAGCGCCGGGACGCGCGGCCGAAGCCGCCGCGGACGACCGGGCTGTATCACGTGGCGATCCGGGTGCCGACGCGCCGGGATCTGGCCCGAACCTTCCGGCGGCTGATCGAAGCGGAGTGGCCGTTCCACGGGTTCTCCGACCATGGGGTGAGCGAGGCCCTCTATCTGCCGGACCCCGACGGCAACGGCCTGGAGATCTATCGGGATCGGCCCCGGGCGCAGTGGCCGTGGCGGGAGGGACAGCTGGCGATGGTGACCCGCCCTCTGGATGTCGAGGGGCTGCTTCAAGAGGGCGCCTCCGAGCCGTGGAGCGGGCTGCCGCCGGAGACCGACATCGGCCACGTCCATTTGCACGTGGCGGATCTGGATGAGGCGGAGGCGTTTTACAGCGGGATCCTGGGCTTGGCGGTGACGCAGCGGAACTATCCGGGGGCGCGCTTCTTCGCCGCCGGGGGTTACCACCATCACGTGGGGACGAACACCTGGGCCGGCCGGGGCGCACCCCCGCCGCCTCCGGACGCCGTGGGGCTTCGGGCCTTCAGCCTGGTGGTCCCGGACGAGGAAGCGTGGCAGGGGATCCGGGAGCGGGCGCGCCGCGCCGGATGGCTCGTTCTCGAGGGTTCCCGGGCCTTCTTCCTGCGGGATCCTTCGGGGAACGGGGTCTGGGTGAGCCGGGGGGACGGTTTCGAGGGGGAGCCCCCTGAATAA
- a CDS encoding luciferase family protein, producing the protein MDRLEDLPARTGERPLTRRSMPHQQLTQNAPRALQEALFERAQALPGVRVAPSRISVPGARAFYLDPERARGPAEAFVFGYEFAHLHPPYDGSLHLSLPPELAERVVERGWGEFHPLVAQGVLPPIYVMVYGPRDEAELEVVWRILQASYAFACGEWMEPVQAQKGDRNK; encoded by the coding sequence ATGGATCGCCTGGAGGATCTCCCGGCGCGCACGGGGGAGCGGCCGTTGACGCGCCGCTCGATGCCCCACCAGCAGCTCACCCAGAACGCCCCTCGGGCGCTGCAGGAGGCACTGTTCGAACGGGCGCAGGCCCTGCCGGGCGTTCGGGTGGCCCCCAGTCGGATCTCCGTGCCCGGAGCCCGGGCGTTTTACCTGGACCCGGAGCGAGCGCGGGGCCCGGCGGAGGCTTTTGTGTTCGGTTATGAGTTCGCCCATCTCCATCCCCCTTACGATGGAAGCCTGCATCTATCGCTGCCGCCAGAGCTGGCGGAACGAGTGGTGGAGCGTGGATGGGGGGAATTCCACCCTCTGGTCGCCCAGGGGGTGTTGCCCCCCATCTATGTGATGGTGTATGGGCCGCGGGATGAGGCGGAGCTGGAGGTGGTATGGCGGATCCTCCAGGCCAGCTACGCCTTCGCATGCGGCGAATGGATGGAGCCGGTCCAGGCCCAGAAAGGAGACCGAAACAAATGA
- a CDS encoding ring-cleaving dioxygenase has product MEGIQGLHHVTALAGDPRGNLGFYREVLGLRLVKRTVNFDDPGAYHLYYGDALGRPGTLLTFFLWPGGTRGRVGAGQVMAIALTIPEASIGYWQERLQAYGVVVERIAPRFEEEEVVLRFRDPDGLALELAAHPRAGERPGWPDGPVPPAHAIRGLHAVTLLETVAELTLRFLIEEMGFRVERSEGDRIRLKIGPGEPGAWVDLHVDPRASRGRVAVGTVHHVAWRVQDVAEQQAWRAHLQARGLYVTPVMDRKYFRSIYFREPGGVLFEIATDPPGFTVDEPPERLGTGLMLPDWLEPQRGEIERALPPLEVS; this is encoded by the coding sequence GTGGAGGGGATTCAGGGGCTTCATCATGTGACGGCCCTGGCGGGGGATCCGCGGGGGAACCTGGGGTTCTATCGGGAAGTGCTGGGGCTGCGGCTGGTCAAGCGCACGGTGAACTTCGATGACCCGGGCGCTTATCACCTGTATTACGGGGATGCCCTGGGCCGACCTGGGACCCTGCTCACGTTCTTCCTCTGGCCGGGCGGAACGCGGGGGCGGGTGGGGGCGGGTCAGGTCATGGCCATCGCCCTCACGATCCCGGAGGCCTCCATCGGTTACTGGCAGGAGCGGCTGCAAGCCTACGGGGTCGTGGTGGAGCGCATCGCCCCGCGCTTTGAAGAGGAAGAGGTGGTCTTGCGGTTTCGGGATCCCGACGGCTTGGCCCTGGAGCTGGCGGCCCATCCCCGGGCGGGGGAGCGTCCAGGCTGGCCGGACGGTCCCGTTCCCCCTGCGCATGCGATCCGGGGTCTGCACGCGGTGACCCTCCTGGAGACCGTTGCGGAGCTCACGCTTCGTTTCCTGATCGAGGAAATGGGGTTCCGGGTGGAGCGATCAGAAGGAGATCGGATCCGACTGAAGATCGGCCCAGGGGAGCCGGGCGCGTGGGTGGATCTCCACGTCGATCCTCGGGCTTCTCGAGGCCGCGTGGCGGTGGGAACGGTGCATCACGTGGCCTGGCGGGTCCAGGACGTCGCGGAGCAGCAGGCGTGGCGAGCCCATTTGCAGGCGCGGGGGCTTTATGTCACCCCGGTGATGGACCGGAAGTATTTCCGCTCGATCTATTTCCGGGAGCCCGGCGGGGTGCTCTTCGAGATCGCCACGGATCCGCCCGGGTTCACGGTGGATGAGCCGCCGGAACGTCTGGGGACGGGCCTGATGTTGCCGGACTGGCTGGAGCCCCAGCGGGGCGAGATCGAGCGGGCGCTGCCGCCTCTGGAGGTCTCTTAA
- a CDS encoding serine hydrolase: MPRAWNRWLSRGVALLLVGFLIWQFALFQQELQRIPRTWTVAGLAVGGRSIEEALDAVERALAAPLRVQYQDHTLMLDPADVEARLDRGKSRELLQQALSERQRPGAFLQFLFRQPPPPRDLPVAIQASPEKIRLWLLEVARRFDEPPVEPQPDLERFAFTPGRPGHVLNISRSAERLQAALAQADPREVALVVDEKPAPPLSLSALGRFFEAYLSSFDGTAGIFIKDLRRGETWMHNGDLPFSGVGVMRLPVALAVARARDLIHDEARRQTVFRMLTDETALPALDTLLGDLGEGDPAKGAERVTAFLRELGLVNSFMAWPFDQPGTPPAVVTPANSRPELPTHPDPRQQTTPEDLGVLLEMLRQCAQEGGPLPLVSEGAVQPGECQFILEAMTQNRLLDPQGQPTLLAAGLPPGIAFARRPGWTNETRADAGIVLAGRAEYVLVVFLHRPILMEWEQAVRMMRDLSRITSQFFLGTPSE, translated from the coding sequence ATGCCGCGCGCGTGGAACCGATGGCTCAGCCGCGGGGTCGCCCTCCTGCTGGTGGGCTTCCTGATCTGGCAGTTCGCCCTCTTCCAGCAGGAGCTGCAGCGGATCCCCCGGACCTGGACCGTGGCCGGGCTGGCTGTGGGCGGACGCTCCATCGAGGAGGCGCTGGACGCGGTGGAGCGCGCCCTGGCCGCCCCGCTGCGCGTGCAGTATCAGGATCACACCCTGATGCTGGACCCCGCGGATGTGGAGGCGCGGCTCGATCGGGGTAAAAGCCGGGAGCTGCTCCAGCAAGCCTTATCCGAGCGCCAGCGCCCGGGCGCTTTCCTGCAATTCCTCTTCCGCCAGCCGCCCCCACCCCGGGATCTCCCGGTGGCGATCCAGGCCTCCCCGGAGAAGATCCGCCTGTGGCTGCTGGAGGTCGCCCGCCGCTTCGATGAGCCGCCGGTGGAGCCCCAGCCGGACCTGGAGCGCTTCGCCTTCACGCCGGGCCGCCCGGGCCACGTGCTGAACATCAGCCGCTCCGCGGAGCGCCTCCAGGCCGCCCTGGCTCAGGCGGACCCCCGCGAGGTCGCCCTGGTGGTGGACGAGAAGCCCGCCCCGCCCCTTTCCCTCTCCGCCCTGGGTCGGTTCTTCGAGGCTTACCTGAGCTCCTTCGACGGCACCGCCGGGATCTTCATCAAAGACCTGCGTCGTGGGGAAACCTGGATGCACAATGGAGACCTGCCGTTCTCCGGAGTGGGGGTGATGCGCCTGCCCGTGGCCCTCGCGGTCGCCCGGGCCCGGGACCTCATCCACGACGAGGCGCGCCGCCAGACGGTGTTCCGAATGCTGACCGATGAAACCGCCCTGCCCGCCCTGGATACGCTGCTGGGAGACCTCGGGGAGGGCGACCCGGCGAAGGGTGCGGAGCGGGTAACTGCGTTCCTGCGGGAGCTGGGGCTGGTGAACTCCTTCATGGCGTGGCCCTTCGACCAGCCGGGCACCCCGCCTGCAGTGGTGACCCCGGCCAACAGCCGGCCGGAGCTTCCCACCCATCCTGACCCGCGCCAGCAGACCACCCCGGAGGACCTGGGGGTGCTCCTGGAGATGCTCCGACAATGCGCTCAGGAGGGCGGACCGCTCCCCCTCGTCTCCGAGGGCGCCGTTCAACCCGGGGAATGCCAGTTCATCCTGGAGGCGATGACCCAGAACCGCCTGCTGGATCCCCAGGGTCAGCCCACCCTGCTGGCCGCCGGCCTCCCCCCCGGCATCGCCTTCGCCCGTCGGCCCGGCTGGACGAACGAAACCCGGGCGGACGCAGGGATCGTCCTCGCCGGGCGCGCCGAGTATGTGCTGGTGGTCTTCCTGCATCGCCCAATCTTAATGGAATGGGAACAGGCCGTGCGGATGATGCGGGATCTCTCCCGGATCACATCCCAGTTCTTCCTGGGGACGCCCTCGGAGTAA
- a CDS encoding DUF1122 family protein yields the protein MRWETLDGVMAGDYRIRVREEGRSVTAGQRYVAFYLEREGLLSERPILRGLSAGPRPQPIPGWLDGFFQNPVRFQGVPVELPERVVRAFFRRIGELIPPGGWLGLAYETFGESQLIHRETEQALRLGIPPILTPLGMCLFYAGCAFPIRDWSIAEGWREGPRKLQGFKPRDRERYLDVVDALWEEIRAFLRRTEGTSRPEFAAARRRVEDLLSLWSSRGADEAP from the coding sequence ATGCGCTGGGAGACCCTGGATGGCGTGATGGCAGGGGATTATCGGATCCGGGTGCGAGAGGAGGGCCGGAGCGTCACAGCCGGCCAGCGCTATGTGGCGTTTTACCTGGAGCGCGAGGGCCTCCTTTCGGAGCGCCCGATCCTGCGGGGGCTCTCCGCCGGTCCGCGTCCGCAGCCGATCCCGGGCTGGCTCGATGGCTTCTTTCAGAACCCGGTTCGCTTCCAGGGCGTGCCCGTGGAGCTTCCGGAGCGGGTGGTGCGGGCGTTCTTCCGACGCATCGGCGAGTTGATCCCGCCGGGAGGGTGGTTGGGGCTGGCCTACGAGACGTTCGGCGAGAGCCAGCTGATCCATCGGGAGACCGAGCAGGCCCTCCGGCTGGGGATCCCCCCGATCCTGACCCCGCTGGGAATGTGCTTGTTCTATGCCGGGTGTGCCTTCCCCATCCGCGACTGGTCCATCGCGGAGGGATGGCGGGAGGGCCCGCGCAAGCTGCAGGGGTTCAAGCCCCGGGATCGGGAGCGCTATCTGGATGTGGTCGATGCGCTGTGGGAGGAGATCCGGGCTTTTCTGCGCCGCACCGAGGGAACCTCCCGGCCCGAGTTCGCGGCCGCCCGACGCCGCGTGGAGGATCTCCTCTCCCTCTGGAGCTCCCGCGGGGCCGACGAAGCCCCCTGA
- a CDS encoding glycerol-3-phosphate acyltransferase, which yields MGSVWMLILGAYLIGSFPTGWLVVRLLTGQDVRRIGSGRTGGTNAMRAGGLAAGLLTGLGDLGKGILAVEWARMLFPGQPLAWAVAGILVVAGHNWPIWLGFRGGAGTAPNLGAAIALWPPVAAVLLPLVPLLAALTGYASMTSLILAFVVPGLFALRAVAFGGPWAEVLFGLGTLGLIVWALRPNFRRLREGTEPRLRFSGQPKASASSGLAEGKERSMTSA from the coding sequence ATGGGGTCTGTGTGGATGCTGATCCTCGGCGCGTATCTGATCGGATCGTTCCCCACGGGGTGGCTGGTGGTTCGCCTGCTGACCGGGCAGGATGTGCGGCGGATCGGCAGCGGCCGGACGGGCGGGACCAACGCGATGCGCGCCGGGGGGCTTGCGGCCGGGCTGCTCACCGGCCTGGGGGATCTTGGGAAAGGGATCCTGGCGGTCGAATGGGCCCGGATGCTGTTTCCGGGCCAGCCTCTGGCCTGGGCGGTGGCGGGTATCTTGGTCGTGGCCGGCCATAACTGGCCGATATGGTTGGGGTTTCGGGGTGGAGCGGGGACCGCTCCGAACCTCGGGGCGGCCATCGCCCTCTGGCCCCCTGTCGCGGCCGTGCTGTTGCCTCTGGTTCCCCTCCTTGCTGCCCTCACCGGATACGCATCGATGACTTCCTTGATCCTCGCTTTTGTGGTCCCTGGGCTCTTCGCCCTGCGCGCGGTGGCCTTCGGGGGGCCATGGGCGGAGGTCCTGTTTGGGCTTGGCACCCTCGGGCTGATCGTCTGGGCCCTACGCCCGAACTTCCGGCGCCTCCGGGAGGGGACCGAGCCCCGCTTGCGCTTCTCCGGGCAGCCCAAGGCCTCCGCCTCTTCCGGGCTGGCGGAAGGCAAAGAGCGGTCTATGACGTCGGCCTGA
- a CDS encoding molybdopterin-synthase adenylyltransferase MoeB, with protein sequence MFPLSEEQIRRYARHIVLPGVGGRGQRRLLQSRVLLIGVGGLGSPIALYLAAAGVGTIGIIDPDVVDLSNLQRQVLFRTEDLGRPKAEVARERLQALNPDVRVIPYVTRFTAANARQLVADYDLIIDGSDNFPTKYLASDVCVWERKPLIWGAIFQYEGQVSMVPPGGRPCYRCLLPAPPPPDLIPDCQQAGVFGAVPGTIGALQALEALKWLLGLGTSLAGRLLVFDGLRAEWLSVQVERRPDCPVCGDHPTVFEPIDYEVFCGLAPRTPA encoded by the coding sequence ATGTTCCCGCTGAGCGAGGAGCAGATCCGCCGCTATGCCCGGCACATCGTCCTGCCCGGTGTGGGCGGGCGTGGGCAGCGCCGGCTGTTGCAAAGCCGGGTGCTGCTCATCGGGGTAGGGGGGCTCGGATCCCCCATCGCCCTCTATCTGGCCGCCGCCGGGGTGGGGACCATCGGGATCATTGATCCCGACGTGGTGGATCTCAGCAACCTGCAACGCCAGGTCCTCTTCCGCACGGAGGACCTCGGGCGCCCGAAGGCGGAGGTGGCCCGGGAGCGGCTTCAAGCCCTGAACCCGGATGTGCGGGTGATCCCCTACGTGACCCGTTTCACGGCCGCCAACGCCCGTCAGCTGGTCGCGGACTACGACCTGATCATCGATGGGAGCGATAACTTCCCCACCAAGTATCTGGCGAGCGATGTGTGCGTCTGGGAGCGGAAGCCGCTGATCTGGGGCGCGATCTTCCAGTATGAGGGGCAGGTCAGCATGGTCCCGCCGGGCGGACGCCCGTGTTATCGCTGCCTCTTACCCGCCCCGCCGCCTCCCGATCTGATCCCGGATTGCCAGCAGGCAGGCGTCTTTGGAGCGGTCCCCGGCACGATCGGGGCCCTCCAGGCCCTGGAGGCCCTGAAATGGTTGCTGGGCCTGGGGACCTCCCTGGCCGGCCGGCTGCTGGTCTTCGACGGGCTGCGGGCGGAATGGTTGAGCGTTCAGGTGGAGCGCCGCCCGGATTGTCCGGTGTGCGGAGATCACCCCACGGTCTTCGAGCCCATCGATTACGAGGTGTTCTGCGGCCTGGCCCCGCGAACACCCGCGTGA
- a CDS encoding peptidylprolyl isomerase, translating into MLQERLTVQDNMVVTLAYTLRLKDGRVVESSEESEPITFIQGAGEILPALEEALYGMAVGEEKEIWLAPEDAYGPRRADAYQVVPRSEFPEDFPLAPGVGLYVYTETGEAFPAYIAEVGPDTVTLDFNHPLAGEELHFTVKILALRPATPEELEHGHPHEG; encoded by the coding sequence ATGCTGCAAGAGCGATTGACGGTCCAGGACAACATGGTGGTGACCCTGGCCTACACCCTTCGCCTGAAGGACGGCCGGGTGGTGGAGTCGTCCGAGGAAAGCGAGCCCATCACGTTCATCCAGGGCGCCGGCGAGATCCTCCCCGCCCTGGAGGAAGCCCTCTACGGAATGGCGGTGGGGGAGGAGAAGGAGATCTGGCTGGCCCCTGAGGACGCGTATGGGCCACGGCGCGCGGACGCCTATCAGGTGGTCCCCCGCAGTGAGTTCCCCGAGGATTTCCCGCTGGCCCCAGGCGTCGGCCTGTATGTCTACACCGAAACCGGCGAGGCGTTCCCGGCCTACATCGCGGAGGTGGGGCCGGACACGGTCACTCTCGATTTCAATCACCCCCTGGCTGGGGAGGAGCTTCATTTCACGGTGAAGATCCTGGCCCTGCGTCCGGCGACCCCTGAGGAGCTGGAGCACGGCCATCCCCACGAGGGCTGA
- a CDS encoding glutaredoxin family protein — protein MAGTGKWPRVIIFTTPNCPWCRAAKEYLRQRGVPFKEVDVSRDAAAARDLVRRTGQMGVPVLDIGGKIVIGFNRPQIDALLGLRKK, from the coding sequence ATGGCAGGGACCGGGAAATGGCCCCGGGTGATCATCTTCACCACGCCCAACTGCCCATGGTGCCGGGCCGCCAAAGAATACCTCCGGCAACGGGGAGTGCCCTTTAAGGAAGTGGATGTGAGCCGGGATGCGGCAGCGGCCCGCGATCTGGTGCGCCGCACCGGCCAGATGGGTGTGCCGGTGCTGGATATCGGTGGTAAAATCGTCATCGGCTTCAACCGACCCCAGATCGACGCGTTGCTCGGGTTGAGGAAAAAGTAA
- the groES gene encoding co-chaperone GroES, with protein MAEERFPWQPLGSRVVIRPVEQESRTPSGLIIPETAKEKPQVGIVVAVGDDESIRVRVGDRVLFPKYSGNEVKVNGVEYLILDANDLLAYDTETRATLPEPKPTRKGRRKA; from the coding sequence ATGGCGGAAGAGCGCTTCCCGTGGCAACCCCTGGGCAGCCGGGTGGTCATCCGCCCGGTGGAGCAGGAGAGCCGCACGCCGAGCGGCCTGATCATCCCGGAGACCGCCAAGGAGAAACCCCAGGTCGGGATCGTGGTCGCCGTCGGCGACGATGAGTCCATTCGGGTGCGTGTGGGGGATCGGGTGCTGTTCCCCAAATATTCGGGGAACGAGGTGAAGGTGAACGGCGTGGAGTATCTCATCCTCGACGCCAACGACCTGCTGGCCTACGACACGGAGACGCGGGCCACGCTGCCGGAGCCGAAGCCCACGCGCAAAGGCCGGCGCAAGGCATAA
- a CDS encoding tetratricopeptide repeat protein: MRTILLSLMALSVLVGCGRPSPLAPGTPAARSPQPPAEGTPIVVKIPASPTPGSLQALEEAIRKGDWAAARAAYEAAGAPPLPAERLNAWMEQALREIVRAQKEGQPERGERIRADALALVGRGCRCLDPQGGLRPDAAPAGLRVEWVLALSLAGRPGGAALGGTEPLPEWGRKWIAARFGREPSAIPPLVDAQICSIADHLFLIVGFYILQLDGPFHGEAPGLSALPERERDPERYYVLCEADRIQWVNAMSGGGGTALEAEWDGKGFRSMGVERANPAADTYQEVRRHVEAGELEEALRAYEEGAFTRQVDEDPELATEALRQGLAVAQRRAEAGDAAGAARALHAALTLASLPYELEGPTFLPQDWAIRSRSLEEWAREAFYGPSLDPALYREALAHYARYLARSGRAREAEPILRGLIVLSPDYAPAYLDLGDALWDLGKQEEAREFYRRYLALRPGEEPPPRVRERLGP, translated from the coding sequence ATGCGGACGATCCTTCTGAGCCTGATGGCCTTGAGCGTGCTCGTCGGCTGCGGGCGGCCTTCCCCGCTTGCGCCCGGAACGCCTGCAGCCCGCTCGCCGCAGCCGCCCGCCGAGGGCACACCTATCGTTGTGAAGATCCCGGCCTCGCCGACGCCGGGTTCGCTTCAGGCGCTGGAGGAAGCGATCCGAAAGGGGGACTGGGCGGCGGCCCGGGCGGCGTATGAGGCCGCCGGCGCGCCGCCGCTGCCGGCCGAGCGCCTCAACGCATGGATGGAACAGGCCCTCCGCGAGATCGTCCGGGCGCAGAAGGAAGGGCAACCCGAGCGGGGAGAACGCATCCGGGCGGACGCCCTCGCGCTGGTGGGTCGGGGATGCCGGTGTCTGGATCCCCAGGGCGGCCTCCGCCCGGATGCCGCGCCCGCCGGCTTGCGGGTGGAATGGGTCCTGGCCCTCTCCCTGGCGGGACGGCCGGGAGGCGCGGCGCTGGGAGGCACCGAGCCCCTGCCCGAGTGGGGGCGGAAGTGGATCGCCGCGCGCTTCGGCCGAGAGCCGTCCGCCATCCCCCCGCTGGTGGACGCGCAGATCTGCTCGATCGCCGATCATCTCTTCCTGATCGTGGGCTTCTATATCCTCCAGCTGGACGGCCCATTTCATGGAGAGGCGCCCGGGCTGTCGGCGCTGCCGGAAAGGGAGCGGGATCCCGAGCGGTATTACGTGCTCTGCGAGGCGGATCGCATCCAGTGGGTGAACGCGATGAGCGGAGGAGGGGGGACGGCCCTGGAAGCGGAGTGGGACGGGAAGGGCTTCCGGTCGATGGGGGTGGAACGGGCGAACCCGGCCGCGGACACCTATCAGGAGGTCCGCCGCCACGTGGAAGCGGGGGAGCTGGAGGAGGCCCTGCGGGCGTATGAAGAGGGAGCCTTCACCCGTCAGGTGGATGAGGATCCCGAGCTGGCCACGGAGGCGTTGCGCCAGGGGCTGGCGGTGGCCCAGCGGCGCGCCGAGGCCGGGGACGCAGCGGGGGCCGCGCGGGCCCTTCACGCGGCCCTCACCCTCGCCTCGCTCCCCTATGAGCTGGAGGGTCCAACCTTCCTCCCCCAGGACTGGGCCATTCGGTCGCGTTCCCTGGAGGAGTGGGCCCGAGAAGCCTTCTATGGCCCCTCTCTGGATCCGGCGCTCTATCGGGAGGCCCTGGCCCATTACGCCCGTTACCTGGCCCGGAGTGGACGGGCCCGCGAGGCGGAGCCCATCCTGCGAGGTCTGATCGTCCTCTCTCCGGATTACGCGCCGGCGTATCTGGATCTGGGCGATGCCCTGTGGGACCTGGGGAAGCAGGAGGAGGCACGGGAGTTCTACCGGCGGTATCTGGCACTGCGACCCGGGGAGGAGCCGCCCCCGCGGGTGCGGGAGCGCCTGGGCCCCTAA
- a CDS encoding glycoside hydrolase family 108 protein, protein MEKALQIDLEGIREVIRQLRAWASVWEETFRRAQRIGIALLRTVRATPGRRFEEETERPRGHLGQASARVRILADTLEQALLHLEEAFLEAARMVERAEERVGEGALPTAALSASFEEAYAFVRRWEGGYVHDPDDPGGATNMGITQGTYDAWRREKGLPPQDVRALTPEEARAIYLERYWASSGAATIPSPALAMIHFDTAVNMGTGRAREFLRRAQEGGYSSPRELAEAYLDLRLNHYLELAHRFPSQRKFLGGWLNRLRDLAEAATGDPEFAASFERKVEQALEARAAEDPAYATILERFRRMWRR, encoded by the coding sequence ATGGAAAAGGCTCTGCAGATCGATCTGGAGGGGATACGGGAGGTGATCCGGCAGCTGCGGGCGTGGGCCTCCGTCTGGGAGGAGACCTTCCGGCGGGCGCAGCGGATAGGGATCGCCCTGCTGCGGACGGTGCGCGCGACCCCCGGGCGGCGGTTCGAGGAGGAAACCGAGCGTCCCCGGGGGCATCTGGGGCAGGCGTCGGCGCGGGTGCGGATCCTGGCGGACACCCTGGAGCAGGCCCTCCTCCACCTGGAGGAAGCCTTCCTGGAGGCGGCCCGGATGGTGGAGCGGGCCGAGGAACGCGTCGGGGAGGGGGCGCTCCCCACGGCCGCTCTCTCCGCATCCTTCGAGGAGGCCTACGCTTTCGTCCGCCGATGGGAGGGGGGATATGTCCACGACCCCGATGATCCCGGCGGCGCCACGAACATGGGGATCACCCAGGGCACCTATGACGCCTGGCGCCGCGAGAAGGGGTTGCCTCCTCAGGACGTCCGCGCCCTCACGCCGGAGGAGGCCCGGGCCATTTACCTGGAGCGATACTGGGCGTCATCCGGAGCGGCCACCATCCCTTCTCCGGCCCTGGCCATGATCCACTTCGACACGGCGGTGAACATGGGGACGGGGCGCGCCCGGGAGTTCCTGAGGCGGGCTCAGGAAGGCGGGTATTCCAGCCCCCGGGAGCTGGCGGAGGCCTATCTGGATCTGCGGTTGAACCACTACCTGGAGCTCGCCCACCGGTTCCCTTCCCAGCGGAAGTTCCTCGGGGGCTGGCTGAACCGGCTGCGGGATCTGGCCGAGGCCGCCACGGGGGACCCGGAGTTCGCGGCCTCCTTTGAGCGGAAGGTGGAGCAGGCCCTGGAGGCCCGGGCCGCTGAAGATCCTGCCTACGCGACGATCCTGGAGCGCTTCCGCAGGATGTGGAGGAGGTAA